In one Nicotiana tomentosiformis chromosome 6, ASM39032v3, whole genome shotgun sequence genomic region, the following are encoded:
- the LOC138894840 gene encoding uncharacterized protein, protein MDRLAAEKETARAQLSSSESKLQGMKEKISVQARKIEELEAWLASKLAKAKLEAEKAKAEADAFVAVYRADAKATQVQAKKAAETAQTRVYWVAELAKCQSRRETLEEIHARGFDLTEEIKKAKELEANAGALASNDDDDRSKSGSESGEEPDGEETAPGENQET, encoded by the coding sequence ATGGATCGCctcgctgcagaaaaagagactgctcgagcccaattatcatcatcCGAAAGTAAACTTCAAGGAATGAAGGAGAAGATCTcagttcaagcaagaaaaatagaggagctcgaggcttggTTAGCTTccaaacttgccaaggccaaattggaagccgaaaaagcaaaggccgaggcggatgcattcgtggccgtctatcgggccgatgctaaaGCCACTCAAGTACAAGCAAAAAAGGCAgctgagaccgctcaaactcgagtatattgggttgctgaacttgccaaatgccaatctcggagggaaaccctcgaggagatccatgctcgaggtttcgatcttaccgaagagataaaaaaggctaaagagcttgaagccAATGCCGGAGCCTTGGCTtccaatgatgatgatgataggagcaagagtgggtcggagagcggggaggagcccgatggagaagagactgcccccggAGAAAACCAGGAAACTTAG